A portion of the Candidatus Obscuribacterales bacterium genome contains these proteins:
- the prmC gene encoding peptide chain release factor N(5)-glutamine methyltransferase, translating to MWIERMMDDRTISGQQLWHWWQGARQAAIASEVPLVELEWLMQELCSIDRLTLRLESFKTRPQVTLDVSLTDLDRLWTRRLRDRVPVQYLAGRVRWRRFCLQVSPAVLIPRPETEGMIDLVETAVQHYPHLAAGAWADLGTGSGAIALALAQLLPMARMYAVDVSAEALAIAQANAITCGVGDRLQVCQGSWFAGLPPDAIPLSGMVSNPPYIPTALLDTLQPEVRYHEPSLALDGGDDGLDCIRHLAAIAPRYLIAGGLWLVELMDGQGETVRSLLQQTGQYEQIDIHLDLAGRQRFALAFRRQ from the coding sequence TTGTGGATTGAGCGCATGATGGACGATCGCACCATTTCTGGACAACAGCTTTGGCACTGGTGGCAGGGAGCTAGGCAGGCGGCGATCGCCTCGGAAGTGCCCTTGGTTGAACTAGAGTGGCTCATGCAGGAGTTGTGCTCGATCGATCGGCTAACGCTGCGGCTGGAAAGCTTTAAGACTCGTCCACAGGTGACGTTGGATGTCTCCTTGACAGACCTCGACCGCCTTTGGACTCGGCGCTTGCGCGATCGCGTGCCGGTGCAATATCTGGCAGGTCGGGTGCGATGGCGGCGGTTCTGCCTCCAGGTGTCGCCAGCGGTGTTGATTCCGCGCCCTGAGACGGAGGGCATGATTGATCTTGTGGAGACGGCGGTTCAGCACTATCCCCATCTGGCTGCCGGAGCCTGGGCCGATCTGGGGACAGGGAGCGGAGCGATCGCCCTTGCTCTGGCCCAGCTTTTGCCGATGGCCAGGATGTATGCGGTGGATGTTAGTGCTGAGGCCTTAGCGATCGCCCAAGCTAATGCGATCACCTGTGGTGTGGGCGATCGCCTTCAGGTTTGCCAAGGATCTTGGTTTGCAGGGCTGCCTCCAGATGCCATCCCCCTGAGCGGCATGGTGTCCAACCCGCCCTATATTCCCACGGCGTTGCTCGATACGCTGCAGCCTGAAGTGCGGTACCACGAACCGAGCCTGGCCCTAGACGGTGGAGACGATGGGCTGGATTGTATTCGCCATCTAGCGGCGATCGCGCCTCGCTATCTCATCGCTGGTGGGCTTTGGCTTGTGGAATTGATGGATGGGCAGGGAGAAACGGTGCGATCGCTGCTTCAACAGACGGGACAGTATGAACAGATTGATATTCATCTCGATTTGGCTGGACGGCAGCGCTTTGCCCTTGCCTTTCGCAGGCAGTAA
- a CDS encoding L-threonylcarbamoyladenylate synthase, translating to MPHVSLEELVAGVQAGHLVSFPTDTVPALASAPAHAEQLFKLKQRSQSKPLILMGAKALDLWPYVTGSESDWLYWQEVAQQHWPGALTLVLPASDRVPTSMNPTNPTSLGVRVPNCAIARHILAQTGPLATTSANRSGEPALQSLAEIAASFPTVLTLHPEAIATLNQELGASTQAAGLPSTVARWTGGGWAILRQGGVSL from the coding sequence ATGCCACACGTGTCCCTTGAGGAGCTAGTTGCGGGTGTCCAGGCAGGACATCTCGTGTCCTTCCCCACCGATACCGTGCCCGCCCTAGCTAGTGCTCCCGCCCATGCAGAGCAGTTGTTTAAGCTCAAACAGCGGAGCCAATCTAAACCTCTAATTCTCATGGGTGCCAAGGCCCTGGATCTCTGGCCCTATGTAACCGGGAGCGAATCCGATTGGCTCTATTGGCAGGAAGTTGCCCAACAGCATTGGCCGGGCGCATTGACCCTAGTCTTGCCCGCTAGCGATCGCGTACCCACATCGATGAATCCCACCAACCCCACCAGCCTTGGTGTTCGGGTACCCAACTGTGCGATCGCCCGCCATATTCTGGCACAGACCGGCCCCTTAGCCACCACGAGCGCCAACCGCTCCGGTGAGCCAGCCCTGCAAAGCCTGGCTGAGATTGCAGCTAGCTTCCCCACTGTTCTGACGCTGCATCCAGAGGCGATCGCCACCCTCAACCAAGAGTTGGGCGCATCAACGCAAGCCGCAGGGCTGCCCTCCACGGTAGCGAGGTGGACAGGCGGTGGCTGGGCAATTCTACGCCAGGGTGGGGTGAGCCTGTAG